The DNA window TCTTGTGTTCGTAATTATATTAACAATAATTTTTCCATGTTCCATTGCTACGTCTACCGAACGCGATCCGCTCCTTGCGCGCGTGCCGAAGGATCTCCTCCCGAAAGTGAAAGAGGCCAAGAGTCCCATCGCGGAAACTCCGGAAAATATCGCCAAGGGAAAAGAGATCTACAATGGCAAAGGGACTTGCTATGTCTGTCATGGAAAAGAAGGAAAAGGGGACGGTACCGCCGCTGCAGGTCTGGAACCTTCTCCCAGGAATTTTACCAATCCGGCATTCCATGCCGCAAGGACGGACGGCGAGCTCTATTGGATCATTAAAAATGGGAGTCCCGGAACCGCAATGATCCCGATGATCGGAAGCACGATTGACGAAGAAGAAGCGTGGTATGTACTGCTTTATGAACGTAGTTTCAATAAAAAATAATCCCGTTATTGGCTTGACACGGTATTTGTATTTCGATATCATCCAAGGATGATGATCATGGTACTTCTAGCTTAATTTTACGAAATTTCAAAGAAAGAAAGTTTTCTGAGATTAAGCAATTCGGTGGAATGATTTAGATCAATTGCAACCACCAAAAAAAAGTGCTAAATAGTCCAGAGTTGAAAACCCTGTGCTTTTTGCATAGGGTTTTTTTTTGAAAAAGGAGCAATTTATGAGCAAACTGAACCATCTTTTTACCTCTGAATCTGTCACCGAAGGCCATCCCGATAAAATTGCCGACCAGATTTCTGACGCTGTTCTTGACGCGATCATTGCCCAGGATCCGACCTGCCGGGTGGCTTGTGAAACACTTTTGACGACAGGGCTTGCCTTTGTTGCGGGAGAGATCACCACTTCCTGTTACGTTGAAATTCCGGATGTTGTTCGGGAGACCATCAAGAATATCGGCTACACCCGGGCCAAATATGGATTTGACTACGAAACGTGCAGTGTGATGACTTCGATCCATAATCAGTCACCCGATATTGCCATGGGAGTGGATACCGGTGGTGCCGGGGATCAGGGACTGATGTTTGGATATGCGACAAATGAAACTCCGGAGCTGATGCCAATGCCCATTTTGCTCGCCCATAAACTGACCCGGAAGCTGACCGAACTGAGAAAAAACAATACACTCGATTTTTTGCGACCTGACGGAAAATCCCAGGTCACGATTGAATATCTCGACGGGAAACCGCGCTATGTCAATACCGTGGTGATTTCGACCCAGCACTCTCCCGAAGTCAAGACCGAAGTCCTTCGCGAAGCGATTTTGGAACAGGTGATTAAACCGACCATTCCAGCGGAATTGATAGACAAGAAGAAAATCATCTATCATATCAATCCGACCGGCAGGTTTGTGACCGGAGGTCCGATGGGAGATACCGGATTGACCGGAAGAAAGATTATTGTCGATACCTACGGCGGAGCAGGCCGTCACGGAGGCGGAGCTTTTTCAGGAAAAGACCCTTCGAAAGTCGACCGGTCAGCCTGCTATATGGCAAGATATGTCGCCAAAAACCTGATTGCAGCAGGCATTGCCGAAAAATGTGAAGTTCAACTGGCCTATGCCATAGGCGTAGCCGAACCGGTTTCGATTCTGGTCGATACGTTTGGCACTTCGGAATTTCCCCAGGATAAAATTACGAGATTGGTCCGCGAATTCTTCCCCCTGACGCCGAAAGGGATGATCGATCATTTAAGATTGCGAAGACCCATTTACAAAAAGACGGCTGCTTACGGTCATTTTGGAAGGACTGAACCGGAATTTACCTGGGAGAGAACCGATCTTGCTGATACGATAAAAAAGGCCGCGGGACTATAACAGGGACTAGCTTGCTTTCAATTTTTTTTTGGGGACTGGTCTTTCCCAATACAGCAATTCAACAGATTTAATAATTAGAGGGATTTCTCAATGGATTATGATATCAAAGATATTAAGTTGGCTGAAAAAGGGAAATTG is part of the Nitrospirota bacterium genome and encodes:
- a CDS encoding c-type cytochrome, which gives rise to MTIQRFYLVFVIILTIIFPCSIATSTERDPLLARVPKDLLPKVKEAKSPIAETPENIAKGKEIYNGKGTCYVCHGKEGKGDGTAAAGLEPSPRNFTNPAFHAARTDGELYWIIKNGSPGTAMIPMIGSTIDEEEAWYVLLYERSFNKK
- a CDS encoding methionine adenosyltransferase, whose amino-acid sequence is MSKLNHLFTSESVTEGHPDKIADQISDAVLDAIIAQDPTCRVACETLLTTGLAFVAGEITTSCYVEIPDVVRETIKNIGYTRAKYGFDYETCSVMTSIHNQSPDIAMGVDTGGAGDQGLMFGYATNETPELMPMPILLAHKLTRKLTELRKNNTLDFLRPDGKSQVTIEYLDGKPRYVNTVVISTQHSPEVKTEVLREAILEQVIKPTIPAELIDKKKIIYHINPTGRFVTGGPMGDTGLTGRKIIVDTYGGAGRHGGGAFSGKDPSKVDRSACYMARYVAKNLIAAGIAEKCEVQLAYAIGVAEPVSILVDTFGTSEFPQDKITRLVREFFPLTPKGMIDHLRLRRPIYKKTAAYGHFGRTEPEFTWERTDLADTIKKAAGL